A stretch of the Odontesthes bonariensis isolate fOdoBon6 chromosome 5, fOdoBon6.hap1, whole genome shotgun sequence genome encodes the following:
- the LOC142380305 gene encoding uncharacterized protein LOC142380305 gives MKQSLLLVCLSLAVLLSASVLAKDQVQIQFQTDPVLTQTGTEIVFTVLVVPEVFTMTWKYQGGVTLGARIAGVSSVNPVPQFLGRVTIGATQLRIGNAQLQDAGNYTVEVEPIATTGLSGNSRSIQLRVFDAVSGVSLFVPSVAVEGRNVSLSCTRTAGTEITVQWGKDGSAITADSRITISGGSLVINPARRGDAGEYTCTASNPVSAQTATQSVTVYYGPDAPVLTIDRPKECVGGVDVLVGQTVRLTCTSDSLPPALFSWQRDGQAVTSGQPDSGVLSLQTFSTNESGRYACTARNSITGGTSEQSTGLAIADVCLDGGEVAGIVIGCFLAILIIVLLIVLLIFLVRRRGAQQRQRETVLVQKTNPNSRPIPTDLQPDVVRDLDQGLQPPLYTRRPDRLYTAQRESNQQTLPQNRRQNSDTHQHNGQTDTNRLLNNAIHNTNSDPHNGIDNPAFVHTAGQIANTLPNTQQQNPNILIQTCTGQGGAQPPAVQLSLNTLPRTSQLNDNAQMPTIHVNLNSYLTSGQQTQQDGSLPLTNAANDTAQHMRHNLIPTRQSNPTMQSSQSYPNDPRLIGHVDADNLAQPGLIPTAYTHFNSNVPSQRNANTQTFQQDPEPRRRSDRNSRTHEATPSSSRRQIPWDLHRGTPAYPSGTFQRAQASAEYTSDSTDYTRDNMIHRLIREARRPNRSQPQSQTASRRRTPPRRDPPSEDSQTQSGSADLRRPNATSVTRPEPFHHTQRSPRTQRESAQRNIRGSQTALRQETTHGNNPQALPVMSQQASAGRSAVSQGPTGQQGWTAPQDADTRALVDPNHLQQAYMAQQHIAAPIQTPQALGTRTQPGMHGASQPRQGGTAPAPNPSAQPNPTNLTQAALKDHTDRAQVFQNRRQQTQAALLHPSPQQTQAQATGVQRPPTPPPVIPLVQFQTLPKEHTHHKSPNRGPQPLKNVPAAQQHMRVQQRPGAARHPTVMPANHHQHRGNGHRHGHVHAHVHGRPAHFTQPQQAQRGRPR, from the exons ATGAAACAATCTTTGCTCCTCGTCTGTCTGTCCCTGGCAG ttctcCTCTCTGCCAGTGTACTGGCAAAGGACCAGGTGCAGATCCAGTTCCAGACAGATCCGGTCCTGACACAAACTGGCACTGAAATAGTCTTCACAGTGTTGGTTGTGCCTGAGGTTTTCACCATGACATGGAAGTACCAAGGAGGAGTTACTCTGGGTGCGAGGATCGCAGGAGTCAGCAGTGTTAACCCGGTGCCCCAGTTCCTGGGCAGAGTCACCATTGGCGCCACTCAGCTCCGAATTGGAAACGCCCAGCTCCAAGATGCGGGGAACTACACAGTGGAGGTGGAACCCATTGCCACCACAGGCCTGTCTGGTAACTCCAGATCTATACAGCTGAGGGTGTTTG atGCGGTATCTGGGGTGAGTCTGTTTGTTCCTTCAGTGGCAGTGGAGGGGAGAAATGTGTCTCTGAGCTGTACACGGACTGCAGGGACAGAGATTACAGTCCAGTGGGGCAAAGACGGCTCAGCCATCACAGCCGACTCCAGGATCACTATCTCAGGTGGCTCTCTGGTCATCAACCCAGCCAGACGAGGTGACGCCGGAGAGTACACATGTACTGCCAGCAACCCTGTCAGCGCCCAAACGGCCACACAAAGCGTCACTGTCTACT ATGGACCTGATGCCCCTGTGCTGACCATTGACAGACCAAAGGAGTGTGTAGGGGGAGTGGACGTATTGGTGGGACAGACGGTGCGTCTCACCTGTACATCCGACTCGCTGCCTCCTGCCCTCTTCTCATGGCAACGTGATGGACAAGCTGTCACATCCGGCCAGCCAGACAGCGGGGTGCTTAGCCTTCAGACTTTCTCAACCAATGAGAGCGGTCGGTACGCCTGCACAGCCAGAAACAGCATCACTGGAGGCACGTCGGAGCAGAGCACCGGGCTGGCCATCGCAG ATGTATGTCTCGACGGAGGGGAAGTTGCGGGGATAGTTATTGGCTGTTTTCTGGCCATTCTAATCATTGTGCTCCTCATTGTGCTCCTTATCTTTCTCGTACGAAGAAGGGGGG CACAACAAAGGCAAAGGGAAACTGTACTTGTTCAGAAGACGAATCCCAATTCAAGGCCTATA CCTACAGATCTACAACCTGATGTTGTAAGAGATTTGGACCAAGGTCTCCAACCCCCCCTCTATACACGTCGACCTGACCGCTTATACACAGCTCAGCGTGAAAGCAACCAACAGACACTGCCACAGAACAGACGACAAAACTCcgacacacaccaacacaatgGACAAACTGACACAAATAGACTTCTAAACAATGCCATTCACAACACTAATTCAGACCCACACAATGGCATTGACAACCCAGCTTTTGTGCACACTGCTGGTCAGATTGCAAACACGCTCccaaacacacagcagcaaaatcCTAACATTCTCATACAGACTTGCACTGGCCAGGGTGGAGCCCAGCCCCCGGCGGTTCAACTCAGCCTCAACACGCTGCCACGCACCAGTCAGCTAAACGACAATGCACAAATGCCCACCATTCATGTCAATCTTAACTCCTATTTAACCAGTGGACAACAGACTCAGCAAGACGGCTCATTACCTCTCACTAATGCAGCCAACGATACTGCTCAACATATGCGACACAACCTTATACCTACAAGGCAATCAAATCCCACCATGCAAAGCAGTCAGTCCTATCCAAATGACCCTCGACTTATTGGTCATGTAGATGCAGATAATTTAGCTCAGCCTGGACTTATCCCAACAGCATATACGCATTTTAACAGTAATGTCCCTTCTCAGCGAAATGCCAACACACAGACATTCCAGCAGGACCCAGAGCCTCGTAGGAGGTCTGACAGGAACTCAAGAACACACGAGGCCACTCCAAGCTCCTCCCGTAGACAGATTCCTTGGGATCTCCACAGAGGGACACCAGCATATCCCAGTGGTACCTTTCAAAGAGCACAGGCGTCAGCTGAATACACTTCTGATTCTACAGACTACACCAGAGACAACATGATCCACCGTCTCATACGAGAGGCAAGAAGACCAAACAGATCTCAGCCTCAGAGCCAAACAGCTTCACGCCGCAGAACACCACCCAGACGGGATCCACCATCAGAGGACAGTCAAACACAAAGCGGTTCAGCTGATCTGCGACGACCAAATGCCACCAGTGTTACACGGCCTGAGCCCTTCCACCACACACAGAGAAGTCCCCGCACACAAAGGGAAAGTGCGCAGCGCAACATTAGAGGCAGCCAGACTGCCCTCAGGCAGGAAACGACTCACGGCAATAACCCCCAGGCACTGCCTGTCATGAGCCAGCAGGCCTCTGCAGGTCGCTCTGCTGTGTCACAAGGACCCACAGGGCAACAGGGATGGACTGCACCACAGGATGCTGATACCAGAGCGTTGGTTGATCCTAATCACCTTCAGCAGGCATACATGGCTCAGCAACACATAGCAGCACCAATCCAAACACCACAAGCCCTCGGCACACGCACACAGCCTGGCATGCACGGTGCCAGTCAGCCTCGCCAAGGGGGCACTGCTCCAGCACCAAACCCTTCTGCCCAGCCAAATCCCACAAACTTAACCCAGGCTGCACTTAAAGATCACACTGATAGGGCTCAAGTGTTTCAAAATCGGAGACAACAGACTCAGGCTGCCCTGCTTCACCCCAGTCCACAGCAGACTCAAGCTCAAGCCACCGGGGTACAGCGCCcgccaactcctcctcctgttaTCCCCCTTGTACAGTTTCAAACCCTCCCCAAAGAGCACACTCATCATAAATCCCCAAATAGAGGCCCACAGCCCCTCAAAAATGTACCAGCCGCTCAGCAACACATGCGGGTACAACAGAGGCCTGGTGCAGCTCGCCATCCCACCGTGATGCCAGCCAACCATCATCAGCATCGTGGAAATGGTCATAGGCATGGCCACGTCCATGCCCATGTACATGGACGCCCTGCCCACTTCACCCAGCCG CAACAGGCCCAAAGAGGAAGACCAAGATGA